The Marinobacter salsuginis genome includes a window with the following:
- a CDS encoding LysR family transcriptional regulator: MHTAITIDALKVLDAIDRKGSFAGAANELFRVPSAISYTVQKLEEDLNVAIYDRTGHRARLTPAGRYLLEEGRTLLEAAENLAHTTRQVAQGWETRLRIGFNSLLPAECLFPTIQEFYELGVPVDVQIVEEVFAGTWDALQSRRVDLIIGADNFSKPAGNYTTKPLGDMPFVFAVATDHPLADADTPLSEEDISRFPAAVAADTSRSLPPGHAGIFHRQRTLTVANIDQKIAIQVAGLGVGWLPRARISKELEEGKLIIKEVQESRQPITLHIARHAEDQGKALMWFWERLSANGAIGNWLTG, from the coding sequence ATGCATACAGCCATCACCATAGACGCCCTCAAAGTCCTTGACGCCATTGACCGCAAAGGCAGTTTCGCCGGGGCCGCTAACGAACTGTTCCGGGTTCCCTCCGCCATCAGCTACACCGTGCAGAAACTGGAAGAAGACCTGAACGTGGCCATCTACGACCGCACCGGACATCGCGCTCGACTGACGCCGGCCGGCCGATACCTTCTGGAGGAGGGCCGCACCCTGCTGGAAGCGGCAGAAAACCTGGCTCACACCACCCGCCAGGTCGCCCAAGGCTGGGAAACGCGTCTACGAATCGGGTTCAACTCGCTGCTGCCAGCAGAATGCCTGTTTCCGACAATCCAGGAATTCTATGAGCTGGGCGTGCCGGTGGATGTGCAAATCGTGGAGGAGGTTTTCGCCGGCACCTGGGATGCGCTACAAAGCCGAAGAGTGGACCTGATCATTGGTGCCGATAATTTCAGCAAGCCTGCCGGAAACTACACTACAAAGCCGCTGGGAGACATGCCCTTTGTCTTTGCGGTTGCCACGGATCATCCCCTGGCTGATGCCGACACGCCGCTTTCCGAGGAAGACATCTCCCGTTTTCCCGCAGCCGTGGCGGCAGACACTTCACGTTCATTACCACCGGGACATGCCGGCATATTTCACAGGCAACGGACCCTGACCGTCGCCAACATTGATCAGAAGATCGCCATTCAGGTGGCCGGTCTTGGCGTGGGTTGGTTACCGAGGGCAAGAATCAGTAAAGAGCTGGAAGAAGGGAAACTGATCATCAAAGAGGTCCAGGAATCACGCCAACCGATAACGCTCCATATAGCCAGGCATGCCGAGGATCAGGGCAAGGCTTTGATGTGGTTCTGGGAGCGGCTCAGCGCGAATGGCGCCATCGGAAACTGGCTAACAGGCTGA
- the nusB gene encoding transcription antitermination factor NusB, producing MSETEGTSPQPAASGQPKAGDRRRARALAMQGLYQRHFSKTAISDIEAEFMVDNDMSKVDLLYFRDLLRGVHREQGELDKLIEPFLDRPINEVDPVELAIVRLGAYELKHRLDVPYKVVINEGIEMAKRFGGTEGHKFVNSILDKLSGRLRLAETRAR from the coding sequence ATGAGCGAAACTGAAGGTACATCACCGCAGCCGGCTGCGTCCGGCCAACCAAAAGCCGGTGATCGACGCCGTGCCAGGGCCCTTGCTATGCAGGGGCTCTATCAGCGTCATTTCAGCAAAACGGCGATTTCTGACATTGAAGCCGAGTTCATGGTCGACAATGACATGAGCAAGGTCGATCTGCTGTATTTCCGTGATCTGCTTCGCGGTGTGCATCGCGAACAGGGCGAACTGGACAAGCTGATCGAGCCTTTCCTTGATCGTCCTATCAACGAGGTTGACCCGGTGGAACTGGCGATTGTTCGTCTGGGAGCCTATGAGCTCAAGCATCGGCTTGATGTGCCCTACAAGGTGGTGATCAACGAAGGCATTGAAATGGCCAAGCGCTTCGGTGGCACCGAGGGCCATAAATTCGTCAACAGCATCCTCGACAAGCTCAGCGGCCGACTCCGCCTTGCCGAGACTCGCGCCCGCTAG
- the nrdR gene encoding transcriptional regulator NrdR codes for MHCPFCGEADTKVIDSRLVAEGDQVRRRRECLSCRERFTTFESAELVMPRVVKQDGTRQPFDEEKLRAGLMKALEKRPVSIEQIDAALNRIKYRLRATGEREVKSMQLGEEVMTELRQLDKVAYVRFASVYRSFQDINEFKEEIERLSASNGEAAVDVAKALADNHAPKGKA; via the coding sequence ATGCATTGTCCCTTCTGTGGTGAAGCAGATACCAAGGTGATCGACTCCCGGCTGGTGGCTGAGGGTGATCAGGTGCGTCGCCGCAGGGAATGCCTGTCTTGTCGGGAACGGTTTACGACCTTTGAGTCCGCCGAACTGGTGATGCCACGGGTGGTCAAGCAGGATGGCACCCGGCAGCCGTTTGATGAAGAAAAGCTGCGCGCGGGGCTGATGAAAGCGCTCGAAAAGCGGCCTGTAAGCATTGAACAGATTGATGCGGCCCTGAACCGGATCAAATACCGGTTGCGGGCGACCGGCGAGAGGGAAGTGAAATCCATGCAGCTGGGCGAGGAGGTCATGACCGAATTGCGCCAGTTGGACAAAGTTGCCTATGTCCGCTTCGCTTCGGTGTATCGCAGCTTCCAGGATATCAACGAGTTCAAGGAAGAAATCGAGAGGTTATCGGCAAGCAATGGCGAGGCTGCTGTTGATGTCGCCAAAGCACTGGCGGATAACCACGCCCCCAAAGGCAAGGCATGA
- a CDS encoding phosphatidylglycerophosphatase A, whose amino-acid sequence MSQEGQAPEPEAPAVILPPGFLRNPVHLLAFGFGSGATARAPGTWGSLAAIPLWYGFAWLPPVGYWLVILVAFIVGIWLCGKTAQDLKVHDHGGIVWDEFVGMWIALGLFPDNIYGVLGAFALFRLFDIAKPWPINWLDQHLPGGLGIMVDDVIAGLMALACLWAVDVWLVPVMV is encoded by the coding sequence ATGAGTCAGGAAGGTCAAGCTCCGGAGCCCGAGGCGCCGGCAGTGATATTGCCACCCGGTTTTTTGCGAAACCCCGTGCACCTTTTGGCCTTTGGGTTTGGCAGCGGCGCAACCGCGAGGGCACCCGGTACATGGGGGAGTCTGGCAGCCATACCACTCTGGTACGGTTTCGCCTGGTTACCGCCGGTGGGTTATTGGCTGGTGATCCTGGTTGCGTTTATCGTAGGTATCTGGCTTTGCGGAAAGACGGCCCAAGACCTGAAGGTTCATGACCATGGCGGTATTGTCTGGGATGAATTCGTCGGGATGTGGATTGCTCTGGGACTGTTTCCCGACAATATTTACGGGGTTCTGGGCGCCTTCGCTCTGTTCCGGCTCTTCGACATCGCCAAACCCTGGCCCATAAACTGGCTGGACCAGCACCTGCCGGGCGGGCTGGGAATTATGGTCGACGACGTGATCGCCGGTTTAATGGCCCTGGCCTGCCTGTGGGCAGTGGACGTGTGGCTCGTTCCCGTAATGGTCTAG
- a CDS encoding WS/DGAT/MGAT family O-acyltransferase, which translates to MRQLSELDASFLYLESETTPMHIGGIYLFDASEREKPLAFSTFVAYLRSRLHVVPVFRQRLKEIPFRLGRPYWIDDPDFSIERHLAYVNLGEHGRKASLMTLASRILEEPLKRDRPLWHITFVDGFKLDDENTGSEGFALIVKLHHAAIDAFSGEEIIGKLLEYTPQPSPIAPPRPWQPRPEPSEERVVLQAGANIIRTPLQFTSLAFNAAEATARGLIQKQLRKLPLPLPLFSAPHSPFNRQITANRQIVSASVELSRLKAIKAFLGDVTLNDVVLGLCAEALKRYLISEGANAEKSLVAMTPISVRSNSLRRATGNQMSAMLLDLATNETNPAHRIRRIHWNAVASEPYREAIAADRLTELLPSTMLALSARLYSELQIAQRYQPVFNLPITNVPGPQVPLYLQGARLVQQYNTAPLFDSMGLVIVAVSYEGRLTLNFTSCPDVVAHGESLQAHVAESLSAIESAMQQLGAEDAKEPIAASPTQTLADDAMNAMEGLLKKAFKRFRA; encoded by the coding sequence ATGCGGCAACTGTCGGAACTGGATGCCTCTTTCCTGTACCTGGAATCGGAAACAACACCGATGCACATCGGCGGCATCTATCTCTTCGATGCCAGCGAGCGGGAAAAGCCACTGGCCTTCAGTACCTTTGTCGCTTACCTTAGAAGCCGCCTGCATGTCGTGCCGGTATTTCGTCAGCGCCTGAAAGAGATTCCCTTTCGCCTGGGCCGGCCTTACTGGATTGACGACCCGGATTTCAGCATTGAACGCCACCTTGCCTACGTCAATCTGGGCGAACATGGCCGTAAGGCAAGCTTGATGACCCTGGCCTCCCGGATTCTGGAAGAGCCCTTAAAGAGGGATCGCCCCCTCTGGCACATCACCTTCGTAGACGGCTTCAAACTGGACGATGAAAACACCGGCAGCGAAGGCTTTGCACTGATCGTCAAACTGCATCACGCCGCCATTGACGCCTTCAGCGGCGAAGAAATAATCGGCAAGCTTCTTGAGTACACCCCCCAGCCCAGCCCGATCGCTCCGCCGCGGCCCTGGCAGCCGAGACCTGAACCGTCCGAAGAGCGTGTAGTACTGCAGGCCGGCGCGAACATCATACGAACGCCTCTGCAATTCACCTCTCTGGCCTTCAACGCCGCCGAGGCCACAGCCCGCGGTCTGATCCAGAAACAACTGCGCAAACTACCGCTACCTTTGCCGCTGTTCTCGGCCCCACACAGCCCCTTCAACCGCCAGATTACAGCAAACCGACAGATCGTTTCGGCCAGCGTGGAGCTTTCCAGATTGAAAGCGATCAAAGCATTCCTCGGTGATGTAACCCTGAACGATGTTGTTCTGGGTTTGTGTGCCGAAGCCCTGAAACGCTATCTGATCAGCGAAGGCGCCAACGCCGAAAAGTCACTGGTGGCAATGACACCGATTTCGGTGCGTTCCAACAGTTTGCGCCGGGCAACCGGGAACCAGATGTCCGCCATGCTGCTGGATCTGGCAACCAATGAAACCAATCCTGCCCACCGGATTCGACGGATTCACTGGAATGCGGTTGCCTCCGAACCTTACCGGGAGGCCATTGCCGCGGATCGGCTTACGGAGCTCCTGCCATCCACCATGCTGGCACTATCAGCGAGACTTTACTCGGAATTGCAGATTGCCCAGCGCTACCAGCCAGTATTCAACCTCCCCATCACCAACGTTCCGGGGCCGCAGGTGCCACTTTACCTACAGGGCGCACGACTGGTTCAGCAGTACAACACGGCGCCGCTGTTCGACAGCATGGGACTGGTTATTGTTGCGGTAAGCTATGAAGGAAGACTGACCCTCAATTTCACCAGCTGTCCAGACGTGGTGGCACATGGGGAGTCCCTGCAAGCTCACGTGGCTGAAAGCCTCAGCGCCATCGAATCGGCCATGCAACAGCTCGGGGCCGAGGATGCCAAAGAGCCCATTGCCGCCTCGCCAACACAGACCCTGGCGGATGATGCGATGAACGCGATGGAGGGACTTCTGAAGAAGGCCTTTAAACGCTTCCGGGCCTGA
- the ribD gene encoding bifunctional diaminohydroxyphosphoribosylaminopyrimidine deaminase/5-amino-6-(5-phosphoribosylamino)uracil reductase RibD: MIENRDRAMMARAVQLAWRGRYSTHPNPRVGCVIARGDLVLGEGWHERAGEAHAETRALSQAGTDARGATAYVTLEPCSHFGRTPPCARALIDAGIAHVYAATKDPNPSVSGRGLDMLREAGVRVTEGLLAEEAARLNPGFMKRMNTGRPWVRLKMAASLDGRTAMASGESQWITGTEARRDVQRLRAISDAILTGVGTVLADDPSLTVRREDLGDIGDATEPSRQPLRVIADRDARTPCSAKILHGGNVQVFCASSTLATAPAQDLAALGISLTGVAWKDNGIDLAELLDSLGELGINELLVEAGPTLAGTFISENLVDELWLYQAPVFLGSTGRPTAHLPLETMADKVQWKVLDRRQVGEDQRLILARQ; encoded by the coding sequence ATGATCGAGAACCGCGACAGGGCCATGATGGCACGGGCTGTCCAGCTTGCCTGGCGCGGTCGGTACTCCACCCATCCTAATCCCAGAGTTGGCTGTGTCATTGCCCGGGGAGATCTGGTGCTTGGTGAGGGCTGGCATGAGCGCGCCGGAGAGGCCCATGCCGAGACTCGTGCTCTGAGTCAGGCGGGCACTGACGCCCGAGGCGCGACGGCGTACGTAACACTGGAGCCCTGCAGCCATTTCGGTCGCACGCCGCCCTGTGCCAGAGCGCTGATCGATGCCGGGATTGCTCATGTGTACGCCGCAACCAAGGATCCGAATCCGTCGGTGTCAGGTCGTGGGCTGGACATGCTCAGGGAAGCGGGTGTCCGGGTTACCGAAGGCTTGCTGGCGGAAGAAGCTGCGCGCCTGAATCCGGGGTTCATGAAGCGGATGAACACCGGGCGGCCCTGGGTGCGCCTGAAAATGGCCGCGAGCCTTGATGGCCGTACTGCGATGGCTTCCGGTGAGAGCCAGTGGATAACCGGTACAGAGGCCCGTCGCGACGTTCAGCGCTTGAGAGCGATCAGTGATGCGATTCTGACAGGTGTGGGTACGGTGCTGGCCGATGACCCGTCCCTGACCGTCCGGCGCGAAGATCTGGGGGATATTGGCGACGCGACGGAACCGTCCAGGCAGCCACTTCGGGTGATTGCAGACCGGGATGCGCGCACGCCGTGTTCGGCGAAGATCCTTCATGGCGGTAACGTGCAGGTGTTCTGTGCGTCATCAACACTGGCGACCGCGCCGGCACAGGATCTGGCGGCGCTGGGCATCAGTCTTACCGGCGTTGCCTGGAAGGACAACGGCATCGACCTGGCTGAGCTGCTGGATTCGCTAGGCGAGCTTGGTATCAACGAACTGCTGGTTGAAGCGGGGCCCACTCTGGCTGGCACATTTATCAGCGAAAACCTGGTCGATGAACTCTGGCTCTATCAGGCGCCGGTTTTCCTCGGCAGCACGGGGCGTCCGACCGCACACCTGCCGCTGGAGACCATGGCAGATAAAGTACAATGGAAAGTTCTGGACCGACGTCAGGTAGGTGAGGATCAGCGTTTGATCCTGGCCCGCCAGTAA
- the ribBA gene encoding bifunctional 3,4-dihydroxy-2-butanone-4-phosphate synthase/GTP cyclohydrolase II: MALNSIEDIIEDIRQGKMVILMDDEDRENEGDLVMAAEHCTAEAINFMARFGRGLICMPMTRNRCEQLGLPLMVQQNASGFGTKFTLSIEAAEGVTTGISAADRARTVQAAVARNAKASDLVQPGHIFPLMSDPGGVLSRAGHTEASCDLAALAGCEPAGVICEIMNDDGSMARREDLERFAEEHDLKIGTIADLIHYRTMNERTVECVEENDLDTEYGVFKLRTYRDNIQGATHLAMLMGDISPDEPAFVRVHITDTLRDLLGARRKDSRSWPLHHALEKVAEEGKGVVVLLNSAEDSYNLEDRIQEFFDEGKGSSGKGSSGVYFTVGTGSQILRDIGVGKMRLLSPPIKFSAISGFDLEVVEYVPYTPE, encoded by the coding sequence ATGGCACTGAACAGCATTGAAGACATCATTGAAGATATCCGTCAGGGCAAAATGGTCATACTGATGGATGACGAGGATCGCGAGAATGAGGGCGATCTCGTGATGGCTGCTGAGCATTGCACGGCCGAGGCCATCAATTTTATGGCCCGTTTTGGGCGCGGCCTGATCTGTATGCCCATGACCCGGAACCGCTGCGAACAATTGGGTTTGCCGCTGATGGTCCAGCAGAACGCCTCCGGTTTCGGGACCAAGTTTACCCTTTCCATCGAAGCCGCAGAGGGCGTGACGACTGGTATCTCAGCGGCAGATCGGGCTCGCACGGTTCAGGCAGCGGTGGCCCGAAATGCCAAGGCCAGTGATCTGGTCCAGCCTGGCCATATTTTCCCGTTGATGTCTGATCCCGGCGGCGTGCTTAGCCGTGCGGGGCACACGGAAGCATCCTGTGACCTTGCGGCACTGGCCGGTTGCGAGCCGGCGGGTGTGATCTGCGAGATTATGAATGACGACGGCTCCATGGCCCGCCGGGAAGATCTGGAGCGGTTTGCCGAAGAGCACGATCTGAAGATCGGCACGATTGCCGACCTGATTCATTACCGCACCATGAACGAGCGCACTGTAGAGTGTGTGGAAGAGAACGACCTGGATACCGAGTACGGCGTCTTCAAGCTTCGAACCTATAGAGACAACATCCAGGGAGCCACTCATCTGGCCATGTTGATGGGGGATATTTCTCCTGACGAGCCAGCGTTTGTTCGTGTTCACATCACCGATACCCTGCGGGATCTTCTGGGCGCCCGCCGCAAGGACTCCCGTAGCTGGCCTCTGCACCACGCCCTGGAGAAAGTAGCGGAGGAAGGCAAGGGTGTGGTTGTTCTCCTGAACAGCGCCGAGGACAGCTACAACCTGGAAGACCGGATACAGGAATTCTTTGATGAGGGTAAGGGTTCCTCCGGCAAGGGCAGCTCGGGCGTCTACTTCACAGTAGGCACCGGTTCCCAGATTCTCCGGGATATCGGTGTTGGAAAGATGCGTCTTTTGAGTCCGCCGATCAAATTCTCGGCGATCTCCGGTTTTGATCTGGAGGTTGTTGAATACGTTCCCTATACCCCTGAATGA
- a CDS encoding DUF2057 family protein translates to MNISYLIRVFQSTGQRCRRGVTCLRAGLAAVLVVSLVGCASSVSVVETWEGNPAAASNAATLQTPGEIRVTRVNGRVMTNFLMDDLALDYALLPGENEVVFVYKTIWAKSTVVRNGESKVHVIESEPQVARFEAAAGETYRFKFDQPESRQEAEEEMPEFSAQIVSSAGAAVATSTVWDPKELMTTSRTPIPASTSEIAPANGDNALEQLKSIWETASDEEKKAFLRWAFE, encoded by the coding sequence ATGAACATTTCTTATCTGATCCGTGTTTTCCAATCCACAGGACAGCGCTGTCGTCGAGGCGTAACTTGTTTGCGTGCCGGGCTGGCTGCCGTGCTCGTAGTGTCTCTGGTGGGATGTGCTTCCAGTGTCAGCGTCGTTGAAACCTGGGAAGGCAATCCTGCGGCCGCGTCTAACGCCGCTACTTTGCAAACACCCGGTGAAATCCGCGTGACCCGGGTGAACGGCCGCGTCATGACCAACTTCCTGATGGATGACCTGGCCCTAGACTACGCCTTGCTTCCAGGCGAAAACGAGGTTGTGTTTGTCTACAAGACTATCTGGGCGAAAAGCACTGTGGTCAGAAACGGGGAATCGAAAGTTCACGTGATTGAGAGCGAGCCCCAGGTTGCTCGCTTCGAGGCCGCAGCCGGTGAGACTTATCGGTTCAAGTTCGATCAGCCGGAGTCACGCCAGGAAGCTGAAGAAGAAATGCCGGAATTTTCCGCCCAGATTGTCTCTTCGGCGGGAGCAGCCGTGGCGACTTCCACCGTTTGGGATCCGAAAGAGCTGATGACAACCTCCCGTACGCCGATCCCGGCGTCTACTTCCGAGATCGCTCCTGCAAACGGCGACAATGCACTTGAACAGCTCAAATCCATTTGGGAAACAGCGAGTGACGAGGAAAAGAAGGCGTTTCTTCGTTGGGCCTTCGAATAA
- a CDS encoding DUF6316 family protein, with protein MDTQRRTGEEGPVPFRSNRFFCVGSKWYFTTREGFDSGPFASRERAETGLKRFLHVVRLLPEEQQLH; from the coding sequence ATGGACACCCAACGCAGGACCGGAGAAGAGGGGCCGGTTCCCTTTCGCAGCAATCGATTCTTCTGCGTAGGGAGCAAATGGTACTTCACTACCCGGGAGGGGTTTGATAGTGGCCCGTTTGCTTCCCGGGAGCGAGCGGAGACAGGCCTGAAGCGGTTTCTGCACGTTGTCCGGCTGTTGCCGGAAGAGCAGCAGCTTCACTGA
- the thiL gene encoding thiamine-phosphate kinase, translating into MGEFELIRRFFLPLGERQESGSLMLGPGDDCAIQRIPAGRDLVFSVDALVEGVHFPRNYRPDYLGWRALAVAASDLAAMGADPECFTLALTLPAVDEQWLEDFSAGLRRASEAFGLQLAGGDTTSGPLTLSLQVHGTVEQGGGVRRSGARAGDLIAVSGTLGNAGAALDYLSEPAPSADILAVLEHYHRPWPRLDLAGEVRRYASAAIDISDGLLADLGHILAASRVGARIASDRVPLSAALSRLKGSKALNYALRSGDDYELCVCFAPESWESAPESLKSQLTVIGAVTAEPGLYLDGVDCGLEAVPAGYDHFRGKS; encoded by the coding sequence ATGGGCGAGTTCGAGCTGATCCGGCGCTTCTTTTTGCCGCTCGGCGAGCGGCAGGAATCCGGGTCTCTGATGCTGGGGCCTGGGGATGATTGCGCGATTCAGCGGATTCCCGCTGGCCGGGATCTTGTCTTTTCCGTGGATGCTCTCGTGGAGGGTGTCCATTTTCCCCGAAATTATCGCCCGGATTACCTGGGTTGGCGTGCTCTCGCTGTCGCAGCCAGTGATCTTGCTGCCATGGGCGCCGACCCGGAGTGCTTCACGCTTGCGCTGACGCTGCCAGCCGTGGATGAGCAGTGGCTTGAAGATTTCTCTGCCGGGTTGAGACGAGCCAGCGAGGCGTTCGGTCTCCAATTGGCTGGCGGGGATACAACCTCCGGGCCGCTCACTCTGAGCCTGCAGGTGCATGGCACTGTAGAGCAGGGGGGCGGGGTCCGACGCTCAGGCGCCCGTGCGGGGGATCTGATTGCCGTGTCGGGCACCCTGGGTAACGCGGGGGCTGCCCTCGACTATCTCTCTGAACCTGCCCCTTCTGCTGACATCCTCGCAGTGCTTGAGCATTACCATAGGCCCTGGCCAAGGCTAGATCTGGCAGGGGAGGTGCGCCGGTATGCCAGCGCCGCGATTGATATCTCCGACGGTTTGTTGGCTGATCTCGGCCATATTCTTGCCGCATCGAGGGTCGGTGCCCGGATCGCGAGTGATCGAGTACCTCTTTCGGCCGCGCTCTCGCGACTCAAAGGTAGCAAGGCCCTAAACTACGCGTTGCGTTCGGGGGACGATTACGAACTCTGCGTCTGTTTTGCCCCGGAAAGCTGGGAGTCTGCACCGGAATCACTGAAGAGCCAGCTTACCGTGATTGGGGCCGTTACTGCCGAGCCGGGCCTGTACCTCGATGGCGTTGATTGCGGTCTGGAAGCGGTGCCAGCGGGGTATGACCATTTCAGGGGTAAATCATGA
- the glyA gene encoding serine hydroxymethyltransferase encodes MFNREMKIAGFDDELWNAMQAEEKRQEAHIELIASENYTSPRVMEAQGSVLTNKYAEGYPGKRYYGGCEFVDIAEDLAIERAKELFGAAYANVQPHSGSQANSAVFMALLKPGDTVLGMSLAHGGHLTHGASVNFSGKIYHAVQYGLNPETGLIDYDEVEALAVEHKPKMIIAGFSAYSQELDFARFREIADKVGAYLFVDMAHVAGLVAAGVYPDPVPHAHVVATTTHKTLRGPRGGLILACDDADLQKKLNSAVFPGGQGGPLMHVIAAKAVCFKEAMSDEFKAYQQQVVKNASAMAQVFVDRGYDVVSGGTKNHLFLVSLIKQDITGKDADAALGRAHITVNKNAVPNDPRSPFVTSGLRIGTPAITTRGFGESECRDLAGWICDILDNLDDEAVNSRVREQVGALCARFPVYG; translated from the coding sequence ATGTTTAATCGTGAAATGAAAATCGCCGGCTTTGACGACGAACTCTGGAACGCCATGCAGGCGGAAGAGAAGCGCCAGGAAGCTCACATCGAGCTGATCGCATCCGAGAACTATACCAGCCCTCGGGTGATGGAAGCCCAGGGCAGCGTGCTGACCAACAAGTACGCGGAAGGCTATCCGGGCAAGCGCTATTACGGCGGCTGCGAGTTCGTGGATATTGCCGAAGATCTGGCGATTGAGCGTGCCAAGGAGCTGTTTGGTGCTGCCTACGCTAACGTGCAGCCGCATTCCGGTTCCCAAGCCAACTCTGCTGTCTTCATGGCCCTGCTCAAGCCCGGTGACACTGTTCTTGGTATGAGCCTTGCCCACGGTGGTCACCTCACCCACGGGGCTAGCGTGAACTTTTCCGGCAAGATCTACCACGCCGTGCAGTACGGCCTGAACCCGGAAACCGGCCTGATCGATTACGACGAAGTGGAAGCGCTGGCTGTTGAGCACAAGCCGAAAATGATCATTGCCGGCTTCTCCGCGTATTCACAGGAGCTGGATTTTGCCCGTTTTCGCGAGATTGCGGACAAGGTTGGTGCCTACCTGTTTGTGGACATGGCCCACGTAGCTGGTCTTGTTGCCGCTGGCGTTTATCCGGATCCCGTTCCCCACGCTCACGTGGTTGCAACCACGACGCACAAGACTCTGCGCGGTCCCCGTGGTGGTCTGATCCTGGCCTGCGACGACGCCGATCTGCAGAAAAAACTGAACTCTGCTGTCTTCCCGGGTGGCCAGGGCGGGCCGTTGATGCACGTGATTGCCGCCAAGGCCGTGTGCTTCAAGGAAGCCATGAGCGATGAGTTCAAGGCTTACCAGCAGCAGGTTGTGAAGAACGCTTCTGCCATGGCCCAGGTTTTTGTTGATCGCGGGTACGACGTGGTTTCCGGTGGTACGAAGAATCACCTGTTCCTGGTCAGCCTGATCAAGCAGGACATCACCGGTAAAGATGCTGATGCGGCGCTGGGTCGTGCTCACATTACCGTGAACAAGAACGCTGTTCCCAATGATCCCCGGTCACCGTTCGTCACTTCCGGTCTGCGTATTGGCACCCCGGCGATCACAACCCGCGGATTCGGTGAGTCCGAGTGTCGTGATCTGGCCGGCTGGATCTGCGATATCCTCGATAACCTGGACGACGAGGCGGTCAACAGCCGTGTTCGCGAGCAGGTCGGTGCGCTTTGCGCCCGTTTCCCCGTCTACGGCTGA
- the ribE gene encoding 6,7-dimethyl-8-ribityllumazine synthase, with the protein MADIRVIEGDFTECSGRYALVVGRFNGFVVESLVEGALDTLRRHGISDADVTIVRVPGAYEMPLAVKRVAETNDYDAIIALGAVIRGGTPHFEYVAGEASSGLGAVSLDTDVPVTFGVLTVDSIEQAIERSGTKAGNKGAEAAITALEMVSLFKKLGE; encoded by the coding sequence ATGGCAGATATCAGAGTAATTGAAGGTGATTTTACCGAGTGCAGCGGACGTTATGCGCTGGTCGTGGGCCGTTTTAACGGCTTTGTTGTGGAAAGCCTGGTTGAAGGTGCACTGGACACCCTGCGTCGTCACGGCATTTCCGATGCGGATGTCACCATTGTGCGTGTTCCGGGGGCTTATGAAATGCCGCTGGCCGTCAAGCGCGTTGCAGAAACCAATGATTATGATGCGATTATCGCCCTGGGTGCGGTCATCCGTGGTGGCACGCCCCATTTCGAGTACGTTGCTGGCGAGGCCTCCAGTGGGCTCGGCGCAGTCAGTCTTGATACCGATGTGCCGGTAACTTTCGGGGTGCTGACGGTGGATTCCATCGAACAGGCCATCGAGCGTTCCGGAACCAAGGCTGGTAACAAGGGTGCGGAAGCAGCGATCACTGCCCTTGAAATGGTCAGTCTGTTCAAGAAGCTGGGTGAGTAA